Genomic segment of Nostoc sp. TCL240-02:
TATACCTGCGTCAAAATCAAGGATTTGAAGCGGCGTTGCAGGTAATCCAGACAAATCAAGGGAAATATATCATGGATGATATCCGCAAGGTCATCCATGATATAGAAAATGAAGATAAAAGGTTGCTTCAACAGGAGTCACAAGCTGCAAAAGCCAGTGCAAACAACACGGTTTTGACACTTGCGATCGCTATTTGCCTAAGTTTTATCACTCTGGCCATAGTCTACTACTTCATTTATCGTGAGGTAAAAGAACGTAAATTAACAGAGGAAACCCTAAACCGAGAACGCAACTTTATTTCAGCAGTCCTTGATACAGCTAGCGCTTTGGTAATAGTTCTGGACACACAAGGGCAAATCGTTCGCTTCAATCAAGCTTGTGAACAAACAACTGGTTACTCGTTTGATGAGGTGAGAGGAAGGTATTTCTGGAACTTGTTTCTAAGTCCTGAAGATGTAGAAGTTGTTAAAGCAGTTTTTGAGCAGTTACGAAATGGTAAAGTGCCCAAAGAATATGAGAACCATTGGGTAGCAAAGGATGGTAGTCGGCGGTTGATTTCATGGGCTAACGCTACTTTGCAAGACGATGAGGGTTGCGTTGAATATATTGTGGCCACAGGTATTGACATTAGCGATGCCTACGACGAGCTTCGTTTACGCAAACGAGCAGAACAGCACCTCAAAGCCCAGTATTCTACAACGCGCGTCTTAGCAGAGTCAACTACAATCAGTGAAGCTATGCCCCAAATCCTGCAAGGAATCTGCGAGAGTTTGGAATGGGATTTAAGTGAAATTTGGATGGTAAATCAACAACTGAATCTACTGTTTTTACTTAATTCATGGTATAAAATATCTTCAAAAATGCAAGAATTTGACATCCTTAGTCAGCAGACCACCTTTGCACCAGGAATTGGCCTACCTGGTCGTGTCTGGGAGAGTGCTGAACCTGTTTGGATGACTGATGTAGTTAAAGACAAAGATTTCATCCGCTCTCAAATGGCTGCCCAAGCAGAACTGCACGGAGCTTTTGGTTTTCCGATCCATAGTGGTAAAAACATTCTTGGTGTCATTACCTGCTTTAGCCATGAAATCCAGCAACCTGACCCAGATTTGGCAAAAGTTATGAATTCTATTGGTGAGCAAGTAGGGCAGTTTATTGAGCGCAAGCAGGCAGAAGAAGAACTCCAACGCCAAAATTTGCGATCGCAACTATTTACTGAAATCACCCTCAAGATTCGTCAGTCTTTGCAAATCAAAGAAATTCTCCAAGTCAGTGTTACGGAGGTACAAAAAATTCTCCATAGCGATCGAGTTTTGATTTATCAACCTTTGACAGATGGATCTGGAAGTACTGTGGTTGAGGCAGTAGTTTCTGGCTGGTTGACAATTAAAGAGAACAAACTCACTGATTCTTATTTTCAAGCGGAATATACACAACAGTACTATCTACAGCAATATCGTCAAAAACGGAATCTAGAGCTTGCTGACTTAGATATAGTGGAAATTCAAAAAAGACATATAGAATTACTGCAACAATTTGGGGTCAAATCCAATTTAGTCATACCTATTCTTGTCAAAGAAGAACTCTGCGGTTTGCTGATTGTCCATCAGTGTGGCAGTTCCCGCCAGTGGTCTAGTTTTGAAACTCATCTTTTACGACAAATAGCCGATCAAGTAGGTATTGCCTTAGCTCAAGGCCAAATGTTATATGCAGAAACTCAACAGCGAAGAGAACTTGAGGTTGCTCGTCATCAAGCTGAATTAGCTTCTAAAACCAAAAGTGCCTTTTTAGCAAACATGAGTCATGAAATTCGGACTCCAATGAATGCTGTGTTGGGGATGACAGGCTTAATGTTAGAAACTCCCCTAAACTCAGAGCAACAGGATTTTATCGAAACTATTCGCATTAGTGGAGATGCTCTTTTAAGCCTCATCAACGAAATTTTGGATTTGTCCAAACTTGAGGCTGGGGAAATGGCACTAGAAACTCTAGATTTTGACTTATCTTCCTGTCTAGAAGAAGTGTTGGAATTATTAGCTCCCTCAGCCCATAATAAAGGATTAGAAATTGCAGCGTTAATCTATCCCAACGTTCCCACCCAACTCCAAGGTGATGCTGGCCGCCTCCGGCAAATTCTGATGAACCTGATCAGTAATGCGATCAAGTTCACCAGCAATGGAGAGGTAGTAGTCCGAGCAGAATTGCGTTCGCTTTCCTCTACTACAGCCACCATTTATTTTGCCATCACAGATACCGGTCTTGGCATTACCTCTGAAGACCAATGCAAACTCTTTACCCCATTCACCCAAGTAGATGCTTCCACCACCCGCAAGTATGGCGGCACAGGTTTGGGATTAGCCATCTGCAAGCAACTGGTAAGCTTGATGGGAGGAGAAATTGGCGTAGAAAGTCGATTGGGTAAAGGATCTAAATTTTGGTTTGAAGTAACTCTTGCCCAGCAACTTCACCCTATTTCCTCAGAAAGCGAACGCGAACTTCTGACTAATCGGCGCTTGTTAGTGGTGGATGACAATGCTACTAATCGCAAAATTATCCACCATCAAGCTACGCGTTGGGGAATGTTAGTAGATCAGGCTGCTTCGGCTACTATTGCCCTCAAAGCTATTGAGGAGGCTGCCAAGCAAAAAAATCTCTATGACATTGCTGTGATTGATATGCAGATGCCAGAAATAGATGGCATGACCTTGGGAGAGCAAATTAAAGCAAATTCAGCGATCGCTAGGCTACCTTTGATTATGCTTACCTCTACTAATCAACGCGATGAAATCCAACGAGCGCTAAAAATAGGATTTGCGGCTTATTTGGTCAAACCTGTTAAGCCGTCACGACTCTTCGATACCATCATGACTATCTTAGGAACGCAGATAAAGGAGGAGATAGAAGTCAGAAGTCAAGAGTTAAAACTAAAAAATTACAAAAACAACATCAACGATCATTCTCCTAGCTCACGCTTCCCGACTCGTGACTCCCATAAATTAAGAATTCTTTTAGCTGAAGATAATCTAGTGAATCAGAAAGTAGCTTTGAAGCAACTTCAAAACCTGGGTTATGGTGCTGATGTCGCTGGTAATGGGAAAGAAGTTTTGCAACTCTTAGAAAAAATTCCCTACGATTTAATTTTGATGGATTGCCAAATGCCAGTTCTCGACGGTTTAGAAACTACAAAAGAAATTCATCGTTGGCAAGAAAGTAGCTTTGTCAATAGTCGTCGCCCTGTAGTAATTGCGATGACAGCTAATGCGATGAAAGAAGATCAACAAATGTGTATAGATGCAGGAATGGACGACTATCTGAGCAAACCAGTAATCAAAGAAAAATTGGCGGCGGTTCTACAGCGTTGGGGAAGTGTGATATTCAAGGCAAAAGAAATATATGTTTTAGAGCAGAAAGTTTCTAAAACAGATGTAGGGTCAGTTGACCTCCCAATTGATTGGGAACGCTTGCATCAACTCTCGGAAAACAACCCAGAATTTGAATTAGAACTACTGCAAATATTTGTTGAAGATATGCAACCTCGTTTGGAGATCATTAAAATAGCGATCGCAACCCATGACTTTGAGCAACTAGCACTCCAAACCCATCAAATTAAAGGTGCTAGTGCCAATGTTGGAGCTACAACAATGCATCTAGCAGCACAAAAGCTAGAAAAATTAGCAATAAATCAAGAGCGCCGAGGTACTACTCACTTAATCTCAGAGTTAGAAGAGTTTGTTAAACACATCCAAGATTTTTTGAACTGTAAAAATAGTAACACCAAAAGCTAAAAAAATCATAATATTTATTAATAAATTAACAGCGACGATTTTTTCTGAGTAATCATGAAAAATATTTATTTTTCATTTTTCATTACCAATTTACTATTTTCAAGATAGAACTTGCGAACAATTGGGAATAATAAATTTGATCTACTAAAAGTAGGTTCGGTGAGTTAGCTACAATCATAAGCTAAAAATTTTTAGCCTAAATTTCAGTTAAATTCATCACCCCTATCCCCAATAGATTACCAAAAAGCGAGGTTTTTCTGATGAGTCAGATGAGTAGAGACGATGTACGAGAACGGCTTGGTAATATCGATCAAATCCGCGATATTATTTTGGGAACACAGCTAAGAGAGTACGAAAATCGATTTAGCAAGCTGGAGTCAGATATATCTCTGTTGCAACAACAGATGCGATCGCATATCGATCAACTCAAGTCAAACTTTTCGGCTGAACTAAAAGCAGGATTTGAAGCACTGGATAAAAAGCTGAAGTCACTCAACCTGACAACTCAAGAAGAAACTCTTGACTTACGCCAACAGGTTGATAGACTTAACAAAAAATTCTCTAGCAGCGTTCAGTCTCTTGATGAAACCCTAGATAGCCAAACTACCTCGATTCGAGATGAAATCTTTCAAACTAAAGTCAAATTACAAGATGATGTCACGGTATTACGGGATCTGATTTTAGAAGAAATAGATCGACGCTTTTCGCAGTTGACAGACACTAAAGTTTCTAAAGACGATATGGCTGAAACTTTGTTTGCTTTAGGAATGCGCCTGAAAGAAACTGAATTTATTCCTAAATTACGAGAAGCCGCTGATGAAATTAACGAAGACTATACTGCTGTACCACTTCTAGAAACTACAAAGTTCTCAAAAGTGTTAACTCACGCTAACAGTACCGCAGAATTACATTCCTAATCAAGTCAGAAGGCAAGGATAGATGAGGGAGATAATAACATAATAACTCCTAACTCAGTATGGGCTAAACGCCCCGCTAACAGCACTCTTAAAAGGATGACTCAGGTGGAAAATTCGATTTCTCAATCTGTTGAGTTAAAGCCAGAAGAAACTGTACATCTTGATAATTTAGTGCATCTACTAGTTGAACTCAAAATTATCGAATCACCTGAGCAATCTTTTTCTTCATTACCATTAGAAAATGATTATAGTAATGAATTGATTATAGAAAAAATTGAAGTATTGCAACTTACTCCGGTAACATTAGAAACATGTATACCTTATTTAGAGCCGACTTTTAATTTTCCTCAAGATATATCGAATTTATCAAAAGATATCGAAGAAGAATTAGAAAAAAATATTGAAATATTTACAATTTTTGAGGAAAAGATAGATAACTCAGAGGATGCATTGCAAAAATTAAAAGATATATTGGTCGGATATGATATATCAGAAATAAACAAGACTATATCTAAAATTGAACAAAAATTCATAAACATAGAGCATCAAATTTACGACCCTAAAGAGCTAATAAATCTACTACTACCTTGTATTTCTGAGCTTTTAAGGCTGAAAATTGCAGAATCAAAAGAGGAAATTGCACAGATTATTGCTCCGATTATTGATCGGGCTATTCACGGTCGAACTGAACAGGAGAAAAGTAGTATGAGTGCAGCGATCGCACCTGTTATTCCTCTGGCTATTACTCAGCAGATTATTGTTGCTCCAGAAGAAGTTTCAGATGCGATCGCTCCGGCAATAGGACGAGCCATAAAAAAGCAAATTGAAATTGAACAGAATATTGTGGTTGATGCACTCTACCCAATTATTGGTAGTACCATAGCCAAATATATGGCAGAGACAATCCGTGCCATTAACCGACAAGTTGAAGAAACCCTTAGCGTTGAAGGGATCAAACGTAAAATTCGTGCCAAGCTACAGGGAGTTTCGGAAGCAGAATTAATTCTTAAAGAAGCTCTGCCATTTACCATTCAAGCCATTTTTTTGATTCATAAAGCATCTGGTTTAATTATTTCAGATATTCAGCACTCTGATGTAGAGAAGCTAGAGGCTGAGATGGTAGCAGGAATGCTGACAGCAATTCGCAGCTTCGCCAATGATTGCATCAATCAATCAGGAAGTATAACAGAATTAGATGCAATTGAATATGGGACATCAAAAATAATTTTAGAAGTTGCAGGATACTGTTATTTAGCGATTGTTGTGCGAGGAGAGCCAAGCAAAAAGTTTATTTGGAAAATGCGGCAGGTTTTCAGCAAAATAGTTAAAGAATATGGTGATTTAATTGAAAAGTTTGACGGCGATCCAGATTCAATTCCTTTTGAAGTTCATACACTTCTAGAAGAACTAAAAAATTTAGGTATTCAGGAGAAAAAGAAAACAAAAGTTTCACCAATACTAGTATTAGGTTTAACAGTAATCAGTGCCATTTTCATTCCTTGGGGCATTTGGCAATACCATAGTGGAGTTATAAGTTCCATTGAAAATCAAACTTTGTTGGCTCTAACTTCTGTTCCCGAACTAGCCGTATATCGGCTCTCTGTACAAGTAGAACACAATAAAATAAAATTAACAGGACGATTGCCTAATCCACTTCTTCGTCAGAAAGCCGAGCAAATTGTCAAAATAACCTCTCCTAATTGGTTGATTGACAATCAAATTTTATTAGTAGAAGTACCAGCAGATCCTGTATTAGCTGCTGCTGAAGTCAAACGAGTCACAGCAGTTTTAAATCAAGCTGACGATATAGCAATTTCCGCTCAATACATTGCTGGTAAAGTAACTATTGAAGGAACTGTGAACCGAATTGCAGATGCTCAGATTATTGCTAATGCGTTTGAACAAATTCCAGGCGTAAAATCTATGTCTAGCGCGGTGCGAGTACAACCCCCACAGATCGAAGTTCGATTTTACTTTCAACCCGACTCAGCCAGTTTAATGAAAGCAGATACAGCAGATAAGATTCAACAGGTCAGGTTTTTCCTCAACCAGCACCCAAATAAACATTTAAAAATTATTGGTTATAGTTATGACCGTACTGGCGTGAATAAATCTCAAAAATTGGCCTTGGCGCGAGCAAAATCTGTACAACAAGCACTGATTAAATTAGGTATTGAGCCATCTCACCTACAGATCATTGGTAGGACAAATTTACCAGATGGAATTGATGTCACTCACCCATTGTGGTTAAGCCGCTGTGTCACTCTAGAAGCGATAAACAAGTAATTTTAAGTTTATAGTAGCTATGATTCGGATAAAATATTCTCTACTTTTTCTTAACTATGTCTACAATTTCTAAAAAAATATGCTTATTTGGTGATTTTGGGGTTGGTAAAACTAGTCTAATTCGCCAATTTGTGGAGTGTCAATTTAGTGACGAATATCTTTCAACTGTAGGAGTGAAAATTTCTCGAAAATTGGTTAGTGTTTCTGAAAAAGACTTACTTATTAAAGAAAACTTACAGTTAATAATTTGGGATATTGAAGGCAGTAATAAGTTTAAGGCAGTTGCTAACAATTATTTTCAAGGTTCTAAAGGTGCTGTGATAGTTGGTGATGTAACACAAGCAGATACGCTCGCTCATATCCAGAAACATATTCAAACTTTTTTAGCTGTTAATCCTAAAAGCTATATTGTTGTTGCACTGAACAAATCAGATATGATCGCATCTGAGTATTTAGAAAGCATTCGGACAACGTATCAATTCACTAATCAAGTTAATATATTAGATACATATATAACTTCAGCAAAAACTGGCAATAATGTTGATAAAATATTTCAATCTTTAGCTAATCGTTTAATTTAATTAAGATGAAATCATTGTTGGCAAAGCTATTATCTATATGTGGTATTGAATATTTGATAATTGATGAAAACTTGAAGATTCGAGAGATGTCTTTAGGAATAAATCATTTTGCCAATATTCATAATGAAGTGAAGCCAGGTCAGGATGTCCGGATTATATTTCCAGAATTAGAGGGAATTGAAGATATTTTTGATGCAATTCTACAGGGCGATCAAGATAATTTTGAATTAAAGGGAATTATGCGATCGCAAGATACGGCTTCTCCTTTATATATTGATATTCGTATTACTAATAACCTCCAAGAAGACCATTATAGCAATAGAATAATCATTATTATCGAAGATTCAACAGAACGGATGGTTCTTGAGCAATCTTTGTTTCAAGGTGCAAATGAAGCAAATCTTTTATTACGTAACCTAAAGGCTTCCAAACAATATATTGACCAAATTGTGACATCAATGGCAGACGCGTTGTTAGTGACAACACTATCAGGCGAGATAAAAAAAATAAATTATGCTGCACAAATTTTATTGCAATATAACGAAATAGAACTCATCGGTCAACATATTACAAAAGTTATTAAAGAAGTTAGCAACTATCAATTGATAATTAAGGATACTGAAAGTATTAATACACATAATCAAGATATAAACTCTTTAGAACAAGAGGTAGAAAGCGTTTGTTATACTAAAAGTGGTAAAACAATTCCTGTAGCTTTTTCATCCTCAATAGTGAAGACAGAAATTGAACATTTTCAAGGTTATGTTTACATTTTGCGAGACATGACTGAACGGAAGCAAGCGGAACTTGCTAAACAAGAATTCTTAGCCATGATTAGCCATGAGGTGCGGACTCCAATTTCATCGGTAATTGGTATAGCCAGTTTGTTGCTATATACTGAATTGACTGATGAACAGCAAGATTTCGTTGAAACCATTTACACAAGTGGAAATTCATTACTCAAAATTATTAACGATTTCCTTGACTTCTCCAAAATACAATCGGGGAATCTGGAATTTGAAGAGGAACCTTTTTCCTTGCGAAATTGCATTCATGAAGCTCTTTATATGCTTGCGCCTACAGCTACAGAAAAAGGTTTAAAATTGACATTTTTAGATACTCCTGAACTTCCTACTACAATTGTGGGAGATATCACCAGACTGCGCCAAATATTGATTAATTTACTCAGTAATGCTATTAAATTTACTGAAACTGGGGGGAGCATAGAAGTTTCAGTTCTAACCCGCAAGAATAGCGATATTAATCATTCTTCTATCGCAAATACTGATGAAATTCAGTTTAGTGTTAAAGATACAGGCATCGGAATTCCACGCGATCGCCTTGAACGTTTATTTAAAGCCTTCAGTCAAGTTAACTCCTCTATTACTCGGCAGTATGGGGGTACTGGGTTAGGTCTTGCTATCTGCAAGCAACTGTGCGAGTTAATGGGTGGCAGAATTTGGGTTGAAAGTGAGCTTACTGTAGGTAGTACATTTTACTTTACGATTACCACTTCTGTTATTCCAAAGGAGTCAGAAGTTAAGAATCAGCAATTATTTTTATTGTCCCCGTGTAAAAGCGTCCCTGTTTCTTCTTCTCAGTCTCCTGACTTCTATAAATTAAGAATTCTCTTAACTGAGGATAATCAAGTGAATCAAAAAATAGCCTTGAAACAACTCAAAAGTCTGGGTTATAGCGCTGATGTTGCTGCTAATGGGAAAGAAGTTTTGCAGCTATTAGAAAAAATCCCCTACGATTTAATTCTGATGGATTGCCAAATGCCAGTTCTCAACGGTTTAGAAACTACAAAAGAAATTCATCGTTGGCAAGAAAGCAGCTTTGTCAGTAGTCGTCGCCCTGTAGTAATTGCAATGACAGCTAATGCGATGAAAGAAGATCAACAAATGTGTATAGATGCAGGAATGAACGACTATCTGAGCAAGCCAGTAATCAAAGAAAAATTAGCTGCGGTGCTAGAACATTGGGGAAGTGTGATATTCAGGGCAAGAGAAACAGATGCTTTGGAGAAGACAATTTCTACAACAGATGTCGGTTCAGTTGACCTTCCAATTGATTGGGAACGCTTGCATCAACTCTCGGAAAACAACCCAGAATTTGAATTGGAACTACTGCAAATATTTGTTGAAGATATGCAACCTCGTTTAGAGCTAATTAAAATAGCGATCACAGATAGTGACTATGAGCAACTAGCGCTCCAAACCCATCAAATTAAGGGTGCTAGTGCCAATGTTGGAGCTACAACCATGCATTTAACAGCACAAAAGTTAGAACAATTAGCGATAAATCAAGAACGTCGAGGTACTACTCACTTAATATCAGAGTTAGAAGAGTTTGTTAAATGTATCCAAGAGTTTTTAATCACGAGATAGTTATGGTATAAAATATAACGTCAATTTCAAGCTTGGATTTTTTAATGGCGACCGAATCAAATCGATAACTATCTGCATTTACTGGGGGATTGTTGGAAAAGTTGGTAAAAAAATTGAGTCTTGCTGTATGAAGCACTTTAGAGTTTTTTGCTTATGGCTAATAATTAAGCTATCAGCTAGCAAAGCTCAGATAAAATGATTAATAATATTTACTGATAAATAAACAGTAACGATTGTCTCCTGTTGGCTCATAACTTAATTTGTCGGCAATGGTAGACATAATTTTTAAACCCCGCCCCCGGTCTTGCTCATTCTCATCAAATTCAGATATTTGCCGCAATTGCTCCTCTAAATTAAATGGTTCACCTTGAGACCAAATGCGGATTTCTATATATTCATTTCCCCGTACAGCTTCTATTTCAATAGGAGTTTCAACAGGTAATTTTTTGTGTGCATGTTCAACAATATTAGTAAAGCCTTCCATCAAAAGTGTTTGACATTGCCACCAAATCTCTTTATCAGAAATAGGTGGGTGATTCATCTGCTCGAACCAAAATAATACTTGAGGCGATGCTGTAAGGTCTGTGTTGACTTTTAGATAAATTTTAGTTTTCACTTCTTAACCAATGAAATAATTTGAGACGATCCTATTCTTATTTAATTTATTTAATTTGAGTATTTTTACTATACATTTAAAACTAAATTGCATATAAGTTTAATGATAGCAATTGCTTCCTTTTGATATAAACATAATTCAGGAATCAGAATTCATTCTAGTAAACTTTAATTTATGTTTAAAATTTTGGTTATTGATGATGATCCTATAGTGCGAGCAGTACTGAAAAAAACACTCCAAAATCAGGGTTATGATACCACTGTAGCGAGCAATGGCAAAGAAGGAATTACACAAGCAAAATTACTACATCCGGCTCTGATTATCTGTGACTGGATGATGTCCGAGCTAGATGGGCTAGAAGTGTGTCGTCGAATTAGAACAGATCCACAGTTAGCAACTACTTTTTTTATTCTATTGACGGCTAGGGGAGCAGCTCGAGGAGAGGAGGAAGATCGAGTTAGAGGACTTGACGCTGGAGCAGATGAGTTTATCTCTAAACCAATAGAGATGAATGAATTGAAAGCACGGGTGAGAGCAGGATTAAGATTACACCAGTTAAATCAAGATTTACAAAGTCAAAAAGAAGTTTTGGAGACACTCAATCAAGATTTACAAACCCAAAAGCAAATTTTGGAGGCAGAATTAGCTGAGGCTGCTGATTATGTGCGATCGCTCTTACCCTCACCGCTTGCAGGAGCAGTAACTACAGAAAATCTGTTTATTCCCTCAGCACAGCTAGGGGGTGATTGCTTTGACCATTATTGGATCGACGAGGATAATTTGGCAATTTATTTGTTGGATGTATCAGGTCATGGGGTGGGTTCAGCCCTCCTATCTGTATCGGTGCTGAATGTTTTGCGATCGCAATCTTTACCAAATACCAACTTTTGTCAACCCAGTGAAGTCCTAAAAGCGCTCAATCATGCCTTTCAAATGACGAAGCACGGTGATAAATACTTCACAATCTGGTATGGAGTTTATCACCGTCTGAAACGTCAGCTTATTTATGCCAACGCTGGACATCCACCAGCTTTACTGCTATCTCATACCTCGACAACAAGCATCCAAGTTAAACAGCTAAGTTCTTTGGATCTCCCAATCGGCTTTTTAGCTGATGTCCAATTTGAGGATGCTATTTTTCAGATCGAAGAGAACAGTATTTTATACATTTTTAGTGATGGTGTTTATGAAATTAATCAGTCAGATGGTAGAATTTGGGGTATTGATGCTTTCATTGACTTACTAACTAAATATAGTCGAAAAGATTCTTGTGTTCTCAATCAACTATTAGCGAACATCCTTATCTTAAATTCTCAAGATAATCTTGATGATGACTTCTCTTTAGTAAAAGTGAACTTTGGTTAGTATGTCAAATGTGCCAATTTAAATTTAGGCTAGTATTGGAGCTTACTGTGTTGCCAATACTTGGCGATTGAATTCATCTTGGTCAGCAAAGGTTTGAAAAACTCTATCCATTTTAGTCAATTCAAACAACATTCTGACT
This window contains:
- a CDS encoding response regulator, with translation MKAPLPDNEIQRIESLLEYKILDTRSEAAFDDLTRLASYICGTPIALISLIDSDRQWFKSKVGMEALETPRDLAFCAHAIVQPEVFVVPDATLDERFATNPFVTSDPNVRFYAGVPLTNPEGYALGTLCVIDRVPRNLSPEQVEALQIIGRQVIKQLEMRRNLASLVLASHTRKQAHKGRKQFFQRVAGGFGLASVILVLIGVISYQNTRILIDASNQVQKTQGKINKLEELLSEMKDAETGQRGYILTGQESYLEPYLAVVANIDQKIVELKDLIADQPSQQKQFAALESLIAAKFAILKQTIYLRQNQGFEAALQVIQTNQGKYIMDDIRKVIHDIENEDKRLLQQESQAAKASANNTVLTLAIAICLSFITLAIVYYFIYREVKERKLTEETLNRERNFISAVLDTASALVIVLDTQGQIVRFNQACEQTTGYSFDEVRGRYFWNLFLSPEDVEVVKAVFEQLRNGKVPKEYENHWVAKDGSRRLISWANATLQDDEGCVEYIVATGIDISDAYDELRLRKRAEQHLKAQYSTTRVLAESTTISEAMPQILQGICESLEWDLSEIWMVNQQLNLLFLLNSWYKISSKMQEFDILSQQTTFAPGIGLPGRVWESAEPVWMTDVVKDKDFIRSQMAAQAELHGAFGFPIHSGKNILGVITCFSHEIQQPDPDLAKVMNSIGEQVGQFIERKQAEEELQRQNLRSQLFTEITLKIRQSLQIKEILQVSVTEVQKILHSDRVLIYQPLTDGSGSTVVEAVVSGWLTIKENKLTDSYFQAEYTQQYYLQQYRQKRNLELADLDIVEIQKRHIELLQQFGVKSNLVIPILVKEELCGLLIVHQCGSSRQWSSFETHLLRQIADQVGIALAQGQMLYAETQQRRELEVARHQAELASKTKSAFLANMSHEIRTPMNAVLGMTGLMLETPLNSEQQDFIETIRISGDALLSLINEILDLSKLEAGEMALETLDFDLSSCLEEVLELLAPSAHNKGLEIAALIYPNVPTQLQGDAGRLRQILMNLISNAIKFTSNGEVVVRAELRSLSSTTATIYFAITDTGLGITSEDQCKLFTPFTQVDASTTRKYGGTGLGLAICKQLVSLMGGEIGVESRLGKGSKFWFEVTLAQQLHPISSESERELLTNRRLLVVDDNATNRKIIHHQATRWGMLVDQAASATIALKAIEEAAKQKNLYDIAVIDMQMPEIDGMTLGEQIKANSAIARLPLIMLTSTNQRDEIQRALKIGFAAYLVKPVKPSRLFDTIMTILGTQIKEEIEVRSQELKLKNYKNNINDHSPSSRFPTRDSHKLRILLAEDNLVNQKVALKQLQNLGYGADVAGNGKEVLQLLEKIPYDLILMDCQMPVLDGLETTKEIHRWQESSFVNSRRPVVIAMTANAMKEDQQMCIDAGMDDYLSKPVIKEKLAAVLQRWGSVIFKAKEIYVLEQKVSKTDVGSVDLPIDWERLHQLSENNPEFELELLQIFVEDMQPRLEIIKIAIATHDFEQLALQTHQIKGASANVGATTMHLAAQKLEKLAINQERRGTTHLISELEEFVKHIQDFLNCKNSNTKS
- a CDS encoding Rab family GTPase; amino-acid sequence: MSTISKKICLFGDFGVGKTSLIRQFVECQFSDEYLSTVGVKISRKLVSVSEKDLLIKENLQLIIWDIEGSNKFKAVANNYFQGSKGAVIVGDVTQADTLAHIQKHIQTFLAVNPKSYIVVALNKSDMIASEYLESIRTTYQFTNQVNILDTYITSAKTGNNVDKIFQSLANRLI
- a CDS encoding ATP-binding protein, giving the protein MKSLLAKLLSICGIEYLIIDENLKIREMSLGINHFANIHNEVKPGQDVRIIFPELEGIEDIFDAILQGDQDNFELKGIMRSQDTASPLYIDIRITNNLQEDHYSNRIIIIIEDSTERMVLEQSLFQGANEANLLLRNLKASKQYIDQIVTSMADALLVTTLSGEIKKINYAAQILLQYNEIELIGQHITKVIKEVSNYQLIIKDTESINTHNQDINSLEQEVESVCYTKSGKTIPVAFSSSIVKTEIEHFQGYVYILRDMTERKQAELAKQEFLAMISHEVRTPISSVIGIASLLLYTELTDEQQDFVETIYTSGNSLLKIINDFLDFSKIQSGNLEFEEEPFSLRNCIHEALYMLAPTATEKGLKLTFLDTPELPTTIVGDITRLRQILINLLSNAIKFTETGGSIEVSVLTRKNSDINHSSIANTDEIQFSVKDTGIGIPRDRLERLFKAFSQVNSSITRQYGGTGLGLAICKQLCELMGGRIWVESELTVGSTFYFTITTSVIPKESEVKNQQLFLLSPCKSVPVSSSQSPDFYKLRILLTEDNQVNQKIALKQLKSLGYSADVAANGKEVLQLLEKIPYDLILMDCQMPVLNGLETTKEIHRWQESSFVSSRRPVVIAMTANAMKEDQQMCIDAGMNDYLSKPVIKEKLAAVLEHWGSVIFRARETDALEKTISTTDVGSVDLPIDWERLHQLSENNPEFELELLQIFVEDMQPRLELIKIAITDSDYEQLALQTHQIKGASANVGATTMHLTAQKLEQLAINQERRGTTHLISELEEFVKCIQEFLITR
- a CDS encoding anti-sigma regulatory factor, translating into MKTKIYLKVNTDLTASPQVLFWFEQMNHPPISDKEIWWQCQTLLMEGFTNIVEHAHKKLPVETPIEIEAVRGNEYIEIRIWSQGEPFNLEEQLRQISEFDENEQDRGRGLKIMSTIADKLSYEPTGDNRYCLFISKYY
- a CDS encoding OmpA family protein encodes the protein MTQVENSISQSVELKPEETVHLDNLVHLLVELKIIESPEQSFSSLPLENDYSNELIIEKIEVLQLTPVTLETCIPYLEPTFNFPQDISNLSKDIEEELEKNIEIFTIFEEKIDNSEDALQKLKDILVGYDISEINKTISKIEQKFINIEHQIYDPKELINLLLPCISELLRLKIAESKEEIAQIIAPIIDRAIHGRTEQEKSSMSAAIAPVIPLAITQQIIVAPEEVSDAIAPAIGRAIKKQIEIEQNIVVDALYPIIGSTIAKYMAETIRAINRQVEETLSVEGIKRKIRAKLQGVSEAELILKEALPFTIQAIFLIHKASGLIISDIQHSDVEKLEAEMVAGMLTAIRSFANDCINQSGSITELDAIEYGTSKIILEVAGYCYLAIVVRGEPSKKFIWKMRQVFSKIVKEYGDLIEKFDGDPDSIPFEVHTLLEELKNLGIQEKKKTKVSPILVLGLTVISAIFIPWGIWQYHSGVISSIENQTLLALTSVPELAVYRLSVQVEHNKIKLTGRLPNPLLRQKAEQIVKITSPNWLIDNQILLVEVPADPVLAAAEVKRVTAVLNQADDIAISAQYIAGKVTIEGTVNRIADAQIIANAFEQIPGVKSMSSAVRVQPPQIEVRFYFQPDSASLMKADTADKIQQVRFFLNQHPNKHLKIIGYSYDRTGVNKSQKLALARAKSVQQALIKLGIEPSHLQIIGRTNLPDGIDVTHPLWLSRCVTLEAINK